A segment of the Deinococcus arcticus genome:
TTGCCCAGGCGATACTGCTCGCTGCCCTCAAGCGGGACCTTGATGGCTTCAATCAGCGCCATGCGGTACTGAAATGCTGCCACCAGGCCAATAAGCAGAAAGACAACGCTAAAAATGATGCGCTTTCTCAGTTCGTCGAGGTGGTCGAACAGGGGGGCGCTGTGCAGCCCCGCCTTGGGATCGGTGCCTTGGGACATGAAGGGGCCCCTCTCCCGCTCAGCTGCGCCGTTCGGTCACAGGCTCGGCCGGGGTGTGTAGCGGCGCGCCAGTGGCGGGGTCAAGCTGGCGCGAGGACACGTCGGTCACGGCGGCGCGGTCCTCGCCGTGGCGGGTTTCGCGCTTGAATTCCTTGATGCCCTGGCCCAGGCCCTTGCCCAGTTCCGGCAGTTTGCGGGCCCCGAAGACCAGCGCAATGATGACAATCAGCAGAATGATTTCCAGCGGTCCAATCGACATGATGGTTCTCCTTGGGGGCGCCGAGGAAGCAGGCCCCCTTTGTCCTGAAGGTATGCGATTCGCGGCTGGGCAGATTGACCTCAGCTCACCTATCAAACCTTAATTGGCCCAGGTCAACGGACGGTGAACGCGGCCCCGCCTGGGCGCCAGCTGGGGCTCAGATGCCCCAGCCGCCGTCCACCAGCAGCTCCTGGCCGGTAATGTAGCCCGCCTCCTGGGTGGCCAGGAACGCCACGGCCGCGCCCACCTCGTTCGCCTCGCCAAAGCGCCGGGCCGGAATACGCGCCGCCAGGGCCGCGGCCTCCTGGGGGTCGCGGTGCAGGGCCTGCAGGCGCTCGGTGGCGGTATACCCGGGGGCCACGGTGTTGCAGGTCACGCCGTCTTCGGCCACCTCCAGGGCCAGGGTTTTGAGGTGGTTGGTCACGGCGGCGCGCATGGCGTTGCTGACCGGCAACATCAGCGCCGGGCGCTCCACCGTGAGGCTGGTCACGGCAATGATTCGCCCCCAGCGCCGCTGCCGCATGCCGGGCAGGGCGCCCGCCGCCAGCCGGGCGGTACTCAGGAAGGTGGTCTCGAAACCCTGGGCCCAGGCGCTTTCGGTAACCTCGCTGGGCCGCGCCGGGGGCGGCCCGCCCGCGTTGCTCACCAGGATGTCCACAGCCCCGGCGGCGGCCAGCGCGGCCTCCACACCGGCCTGGGTGCCCACATCTGCCACCACCCAGCGCGCGCCCAGGGCGTCGGCCGCGCGGCGCAGGGCCTCCTCGCCGCGCGCCGCCAGGGTGACCTGGGCGCCCAGCGCACTCAGGGCCTGCGCCGCCGCCAAGCCAATGCCCTTGCTGCCGCCCGTGACCAGGGCGCGCCGACCGTCCAAGCGAAACAGAGCCATACGCGCCAGCGTAATGCACCCGGGCACGCTAGCCTGCGCCCATGAACGCCCTGATAGTGGTGGCCACCGCCCCCGAAGCCCAGCGCCTGCAGGACCTCGCGGGCCGGGGGCCGCGCGCCGGGGGGGTCCGGGTGGTGGTCAGCGGCGTGGGCCCGGTGGCGGCGGCGCTGGCCACGGCCGGAGCGCTGGCGCAGGGGCCGGCCGATCTGGTCATCAGTGCAGGGATCGGCGGGGCGTACCCGGGCTCGGGGCTGGTGCCGGGCGATCTGGCGGTGTCCAGCGTCATCGTGCAGGCGGACCTGGGC
Coding sequences within it:
- a CDS encoding twin-arginine translocase TatA/TatE family subunit; this encodes MSIGPLEIILLIVIIALVFGARKLPELGKGLGQGIKEFKRETRHGEDRAAVTDVSSRQLDPATGAPLHTPAEPVTERRS
- a CDS encoding SDR family oxidoreductase, which produces MALFRLDGRRALVTGGSKGIGLAAAQALSALGAQVTLAARGEEALRRAADALGARWVVADVGTQAGVEAALAAAGAVDILVSNAGGPPPARPSEVTESAWAQGFETTFLSTARLAAGALPGMRQRRWGRIIAVTSLTVERPALMLPVSNAMRAAVTNHLKTLALEVAEDGVTCNTVAPGYTATERLQALHRDPQEAAALAARIPARRFGEANEVGAAVAFLATQEAGYITGQELLVDGGWGI